gggggtgtcttcctatgttgtccacgctggtctctaactcttggactcaagtgattctatcaccttagcctcccaaagtgctgggattataggggtgagccactgtgcccagccatgaaatgctcttttttctttttatctcttttttttttttttgaggcggagtcttgctctgtcgtccaggttggagtgcaatggagtgatctctgctcattgcagcctccgcctcccgagttctagcaattctctgcctcagcctcccgagtagctgggaccacaggcgcccaccaccacacctggctaattttttgtatttttagtagagatggagtttcaccatgttggtcaggctggtcttgaactcctgaactcaggtgatccactcgcctcggcctcccaaagtgttgggattacaggcatgagctaccatgcccggccagtgcttttttaattaaaattattttgtagacatTTTCCTGTGctatgaaatattctgtaaacatCATGTTTTCTGAAGGCTACATGCTGTTCTGTTAGATCTATATGTCAAAACATCACTTCAGTAAAGTTTTTAGGGAAAAAAGATATGCCAAAATATACATAATCAGTATCCTATTATGAGGTTTCCAATTTCCCACTTTCATAAATAAAGCTGTGATAACAATCTTTCTGTGTACATTTTGGAGTCACATCTCTGACTGTTTTCTTAAAGTAAATTTGTCAAAGTTAGAAATGTTAGGTCAAAAGGCATGGTCATGTTTCCAGGCTTTGGATATATCTGGTCAAATTAAATTTCAGAAAGGAAGTGAGTGAGTGTACAAGAGCCTCCAACTGCCCTGCAATAGACGTCTATTGTTTTGTCTGCCCAGCGTCTCTTCCTTTGGTGGAACCATTGCTCCCTGACTCCTGTAATTCTGGTTGGTTGCCGATCAGCAGGTACTTCTCCTATCAAAGCTGAGGGCACTCTATCCAGGTTACACCCACTGCACTCTTCCTCCGCCCCTAACTTGTCCACTCCTTCATTAGAGTCTTGAACAGAGAAGCCAGTGCTCTAAACAGAACAGTCCAAAGCTCAGATGCTGTTGCTCACAGCCAAAGATCCTTAGTGGATATGCTTACTACTTacaggatatttaaaaaattagtaaataaaatatttgctaatggaaaacagtatttcattttaatttgcctCCCTCTTAATACCCGTGATggtgagcatttcttcatattcGCATACTGACTGTAATCCTTtttctgtgaattgcctgtttttgtattttgctcatttttattggggagttcttttatttttgcattttaagagcTGTTTATATATTAAGAATCTATTAACCTGTCATATACAAGGGGCAGTATGGTGAAGTAGTGAACAGATGTATATTGGAGTTAGGCAGACCTAGTTTTCAATCTTAGTGCCATAGGCTCTATCTGTGTGACCTAGTTTTCAATCTTAGTGCCATAGGCTCTATCTGTGTgacattaattttgtaaaacCTCTGTTTATTCTTGTATACCAGTAGAGATAGagataatcatatatattttatacgaTGGTTCTGAGAACTGAATGAGATAAGCTTGATAAATACTTTAATGCtatattgcaaatatttgtttCCTCGTCTTTGCTTAGTACCAAAGGATTAAATTTTGGGGTAATCAatcttttcattcatattttctccttttatttttatgctaaaaAGGCTTTTTGACTCTGATGTCAGATAAATATTCACTATATTTACttgttattttgtgatttttgaaataCATGCTAATTCTTCAATCTAGCTGAAGTTTATCTTGGTGTAGAgcgtgaaataggaaatatctttttttgtaaGTAATTAAGCAATTGTCCTATGATCATTTAGTGAATAATTTAAACTTTTGCCATTAAGAATTAAAACTTTATCAATAACTTAAGTCTTGTATGTAACAGGGGTTGTTtatgggttttcatttttttttttcttttttttctttctttctttttgagacagagtctccctctgctgctcaggctggagtacagtggcgcgatctcggctcactgcaacctccatctctcgggttcaagcaattctcctgcctcagcctcctgagtagctgggactacagatcgTTGACAccaccacatccgactaatttttgtatttttagtagagacagggtttcaccatgttggtcaagctgctctcaatctcctgaccttgtgatctacccgcctcagcctcccagagtgctgggattacaggcgtgagccaccgtgcctggcccgttCTTTTCTTATGACTGTTTATTCTTGTGCCAGCACAGGCGAGCATGTATTGTGGGTTCCTGACCCACTGAAATAAAGAGAAGATTGCAATAATAtttggctagtttttattttttcgtagaggcaggggtctccctatgttgcccagactggtctctaactcctggactcaagtgattctcccaccttggcctcccaaaatgctgagattaaagTGAGCCACAtggattttttggttttccagtgtatttaaaagttatgtttgcATTATAGTGTAGTCTATTAAGTGCACAATAGCATTTGTCTAAAATAAGTAtacaccttaatttaaaaatactttattgctaaactACGCTAATAATCATGtaagccttcagtgagtcataatctttctgctggtggagggtcttacCTTGATGTTGAGGCTGCTGAATGATCAGGGTAGTGGTTGCTGAAGGATAGGTTGActgtggcaatttttaaaaataagacaactatgaagtttgctgcatccattaactcttccttttttcaacttttattttagaattagggggtacatgtgcagttgtgatacaaaggtatattgtgaaagatttctctgtagcatgcaatgctgtttgataacattttatacACTGTACATCTTCTTTCAAAATCAGAGTCATGgcatggtgcagtggctcatgcctataatcccagagatttggaaagccaaggcaagagtatcactgagcccaagagtttgagaccagcctgggcaacatagtgaggctctacctttacaaaaaatttaaaaattagctggatggtggtgcatgcctgtagtcctacccccttggaaagctgaggtaagaggattgctcgagctcaggagttcaaggttacagtaagttatgatcatgccactgcactccaggctgggcaacagagcaagaccctgtctctgaaaacaacaacaacaaacagttgGAACCAATTCTCTCAAACCCTACTGCGTTATcgactaagtttatgtaatattttaaattcttggtTTTGTCATTTCagcagtgttcacagcatctttactaggagtagattctatctctcaaaaccactttctttgcccaTCCATAAGAGgcaactcctcattcattcaagttttatcataagattgtagcaattcagtcacatcttcagtctccacttctaattctagttctcttgctatttccaccacatctgcagcgACGACTTCCTCagctgaagtcttgaacccctcaaagtcattcgTGAAGattgaaatcaacttcttccaaactcctattcatgttgatattttgacctactcccatgaatcatgaatgttcttaatggcagtTAGACTGTGAGccctttccagaagattttcagtttactttgcccagatccatcagagcaATCACCATctgtggcagctatagccttacgagatgaatttcttaaataataaaactcgaaagttaaaattactccttgatctgcagaatagatgttgtgttagcaggcatgaaaatatTAATCTTCTTGTACATCTCTATCAGAGCTCTTGGGCGATCAAATGCATTGTCAGtaagtagaaatatttcaaaaggaaagtagaaatcttttttttttttttttttttgtgagcagTAGGTcttaacagtgggcttaaaatattcagtaaactatgcCATAAAcggatgtgctgtcatccaggctgtgtTGTTGCATTTTTAGAGCATGggcagaatagatttagcataattcctaAAGTCTCTAGGATTTTTGGAATAGTAAATGAGTATTGGCTTTAACTTAAAGTCACCAACTACACTAGTCCCTAATaaaagagtcagcctgtcctttgaagctttgaagccaggcattgacttctctctagctaagAAAGTCCTAAATGGCCTCTTCTTCCAATAAAagactgtttcatctacattgaaaatccgTTGTGTAGCGTagtcaccttcatcaattatcttgcgtagatcttctggagaacttcctgcagcttctccatcagcacttgctttACTTTACACTTTtgtgttatggagatggcttctttccttaaatcttgTGAACCGACCTCTGCTAACTTCAAACTTCTCTtatgcagcttcctcacctctcagctTTCATAGACTTGAAAgaagttagggccttgctctggattaggctttggctaaGGGGATGCTGtggctgttttgatttttttatccaaaccactaaaattttctccatattaGCAATAAGTCTGTTTCACTCACCATTTTTGCGTTCGCTGGAGTCGCTGTTTCAATTgccttcaataacttttcctttgcattcgcAAGTTGACTAACTGCTAAAAGAGGCCTAGCTTTGGACCTATCTTGGTTTTCAacatgtcttcctcactaaggttaatcatttctagcttttttttaaatttaaagtgagagacgtgactcttcctttcacttgaacacttaaaaGCCACTGTAAGATGATTAATTGGCCTCATTTCAACATTGTTGTGTTCCGAGAGAGAAACAGGGAATGGCCAGTTGGGGGAGAAATCAGAACATATACCACATTTATCGATCAAATTCACTGTCTTATATGGGCACAGTTTATTGCACCCTGAGACAATTAAAATAGTAtcatcaaagatcactgaccaCAGACCAACAtaacagatgtaataataatgaaaaaaaattgaaatattgtgagtattaccaaaatgtgacacaaagacACATAGTGAGCATGTGCTCTTGGAAACATGGGCTGATGTACTTGCTTGGTGCAGGGTTGCCACACACCTTCAACTTGTAAAAAATGCAATgactgcaaagcacaataaaacaaggtatgcttGTATTGTGGTTGTAATTGTTGTAGCTCCATAATATGTTTTAGTGACTGGTGGTATCCATTACCCTTCATTAGTCTACATTTTCAATTTTCCAGGTTACAAGTATTTTATTGTTCCGTGTGAACCTAATGATCATTTTGTTAAGCTGCAAAAATAAACTcattgtttttatcataaaaagttttcaaaaacgCACAAAAGAACAGCAAATACTTTTATGGAGCCTACATGCCCATCATCCAGATTCAACAATGAGCCATTTTACAACAATTCCTTCATGCAAATCCCCACCCCTTTTTTGgctgaagtattttaaagtaaatccaACCCATCttatattttacctttaaatacTCCAGTGTGCATCTCTAAAAACTAAGGACACTTTCTCACACAATCACAATACTACTGTCACACCTAAGAAAATTAACTGCAGTTTCTTAACATCATCTAACATTCTATTTGCATCCTGTTTTTCTTATTGTCTCAAAAATGACTGTATGGTTGTTGGTGCACACATTGCATTGGCTGTAATGTATCTGAAGTTTCTTTTAATCTAGAGCAATCCCTTCAACTCTTTTTtatccttctttcctccctcctccttcttcttcatgCTATTGATTTGTTCAACAAAACAGACAAATCGTTCTTTAGAATGTCCCATGTTGCTTCCCCGTGATGTCTTCCATCTTCTTTGTCCTTCATGTTTCCCATAGACGAACGCTAGCTGTAGAGGCTTGGTGAGGTTCATGCTCAACTGTCTTGGCAGGAGCCCTTCTTGAATGATGCTGTGTGTTTTGTGTTGCATCAGCTCAGGAGGAACAGAGGTCTGGCTTACCCATTTTTAGCATTGTGGAGACAGATTAATGTGTTTTAGGTGTGTACCTGAATCCTCATGTTGTAAACTTGTGTTTCCCCTCTTACGAACTGTAAATATACCACGGGGTGATGAAATGGCGCCCTGTAAATATTCAGAAGCCATGGATGATCATTGCCTGAATCAATTATTTCATTAGGATTTGTGAAACCCAatgggttttaattttaattatatttcaggCATAAATTATGCTGACCAAGATGAACATTTTGTGGAGGCTTCCTGCTTGGGGAAGagcatatcttttaaaaaacatttatttgtttgtttgtttatttatttatttatacatatggTAGAAAAGTTTAGTCTATTTATCcagatcttttaaaatgtcatttaataaagttttaggattttttttttgttagaaaattTCTGTACATCTCTAGATATGtttatttgtaggtattttatattttattcactttgataATGTTGAATTGGATTTTTTTAACTATTAGGTTGTCTTAACTGgcttgggttgctataacaaattaccatagactcgGTGGATtgtaaacaacaaatatttatttcttacagttctggagactgggaagtccaagatcaaggcaccagcagattcagcaTCTAGTTGGGGCCAgtttctcatctcatctcatcttcctGGGGTCTGGACTTTCTGTGACTCTTCCCTCTGTTTAGGGAAAAGGACTTCAAGCTCGGGTTTTCTTTGCTGGGGTTCAGTATTGCTTCTTCCATATTCCAAGTCTCAGGACCCTCAGGGGCAGGTACTGGGTGAGAGTGACCCCCAGAGGTGGAAAGGACCCGGCATCATTTCTGAGGACACCCAGTGGAGGAGGAGCCTGGAGACTTGGCCTCCCATCCTGGCTCTGGGCATGGCCCTGACACGTCTTCATCCTTGTTTCCTCCTTTGTACAATGGAGATGTTCAGACTAGTTGGTCTCCGAGGGCCCTGCCATCTTTAGCCATCCCTCCCCAAACCAGCTAAAGAGAATAATTCCTCTGAAGTTTCATGGGCCAGATAGAGGCAGGGGAAGGcacagccccagccctgggaggCGGGTCTCCTTACcttcttccagtttcttcacaggaATCACACACTTGAAGCCACAGTGCAGGTAACAACACTTCCTTGCCCCCAGGCAGTCCTGGTCTGTGTGACACTGGGGAGGATCGGACTTGAAGCAGCGTACGTTGTCAGCTGGGCAAACCCCTGCTTTTTCTATACTTAGTGGAGGAAGCCACAAGGTGAGGTGAGAACTCCAGCCCCAGAGGGCCCCTCAGGAcctctccccagcccagccccacccagcTCCACCATGCCTGCTCACCCCCTTTAACTCCTTCCGCAGCCACCAGGGTCACAAGAGCGAGAGACACCGTGAGGACCAAGAAGCTGCTGGACCCCATGTTGCTGGGCAGGTGCTTGGCTGGGAGCTGGGCTGAGCCTGGCTTTATAGTGTCCCTGCTGGGCACGCCAGTGGGTGGAGCTGAAAGCTCAAAATCGCAAGGGAGGCTGCACTTCCCAGCTCTATTTGGAAATGGACACTTTTGAGGAGGGACTTGGGGCTTTCCCTAAGGTCTCCTCACTGGAATAGATGAAGAAATCAAAGAGCGACCCTCGTTCTTCACACAAGGAGAAGAAATGGCCACCTGATTGACCATTAGGCACCACCAGGGCCAAACTGTCTtatggaaggaggaaaggaagcacAGAAAGGGCATGAAATTACTCAAGTTCACACACAAGGCAGTGGCAGGGCCAGACTTCCTCAACCCCACCATGTTCTCTAACAGTCCCTGCTCATGCTTGATTCACCTGGGACCAAAatcttccctccttcctgtgTTGCCCCGGATTTGCTCTCAGTTCTCTCCTCACCCCAAAGAAGAATCTGAATGGCAGTGCTTAAAATGTCTGTCCTGAACATTCGCTCTCAGCCTTGCGTTCCAGCCCTGTGTGCTCCTGCCCCCACCAATCTCATGTGGCCTGGAGGAAAGCAGATTTTGGACCTGTCACCAGCTGTGTAACTTTGAAAGCAGCTTCACCTTCCTAAGCCTCCGTTCCC
This is a stretch of genomic DNA from Papio anubis isolate 15944 chromosome 16, Panubis1.0, whole genome shotgun sequence. It encodes these proteins:
- the WFDC12 gene encoding WAP four-disulfide core domain protein 12 precursor; translation: MGSSSFLVLTVSLALVTLVAAEGVKGGIEKAGVCPADNVRCFKSDPPQCHTDQDCLGARKCCYLHCGFKCVIPVKKLEEGGNKDEDVSGPCPEPGWEAKSPGSSSTGCPQK
- the WFDC12 gene encoding WAP four-disulfide core domain protein 12 isoform X1 — encoded protein: MGSSSFLVLTVSLALVTLVAAEGVKGEKAGVCPADNVRCFKSDPPQCHTDQDCLGARKCCYLHCGFKCVIPVKKLEEEGRVTESPDPRKMR
- the WFDC12 gene encoding WAP four-disulfide core domain protein 12 isoform X2, translated to MGSSSFLVLTVSLALVTLVAAEGVKGEKAGVCPADNVRCFKSDPPQCHTDQDCLGARKCCYLHCGFKCVIPVKKLEEGGNKDEDVSGPCPEPGWEAKSPGSSSTGCPQK